In Dehalococcoidia bacterium, the genomic stretch CCCCGTTCCAGACGCCAGCGGGCGGCGGTGATGTCTATACGCCCCTGGCGGGTGTAGATGCCCCCCGTGCGCCCCGTGCGGGTGGGGAGCACACAGTCAAACAGGTCATACCCCATGCCAATGCAGTGCACCAGGTCGTCGGGTGCGCCCACGCCCATGAGGTAGCGGGGCTTGTGGGCGGGCAGGAAGGCGACGGTGCCCTGGGCGATCTGCAGGAACAGGGCCTTGTCCTCCCCGACGGAAAGCCCCCCGACGGCGTATCCTTCGCAGTCCAGGGACACAAGGCCCTGAGCAGAGGCTTGGCGCAGGGCCAGGTCGTGCCCGCCCTGGACAATGGCGAACAGAGCCTGGTCGGGGCGGGTGCGGGCGCGGACGCACCGTTCGGCCCAGCGCTGGGTGCGCTCCACCGCTCGCCGGAGGGCATCGGAGGAGGCCCCATAGGGTAGGCACTCGTCCAGGCAGGTGATGGCATCGGCTCCCAGCGCCTCCTGGATGCGGATGGCTTCCTCAGGTGTCAGCCAGCGGGTGGAGCCGTCCAGGTGGGACTGGAACAGGATGCCCTCGTCGGTGGTGCGGCGCAGGTCGCCCAGGGAGTAGACCTGGAACCCCCCCGAGTCGGTGAACAGGGGGCCGTCCCAGCCCATAAAGGCGTGCAGGCCTCCGAAGGCTCGCACCACCTCCGCCCCCGGCCGCAGGGCCAGGTGGTAGGCGTTGCAGATGAGGATGTGGGTGCCGCAGGCGCGGGCCTCCTGGGGGGTAAGGGCTTTGATTGAGGCCTGGCTGGCCACAGGCATAAAGGCAGGAGTGGGCACACGGCCGTGGGGGGTCAAGAGCCAGCCGGCGCGGGCAGAGGCGCAGGTGGCTTCCACCTGAAAGGCAAAGGCGCTCATCAGCCTATCCCATCAGCCAGCGGTCCAACGGCATCCCCAGGAACACGGCCCCCAGAAACGGATAGGCCGACAGGCGGAAGGGGCGGATGGCCAAAGGCGGTAGCGGTGAGCGCGCCATCCGCCAGCAGGCCCAGGCCAGAAGCAGGCCGGTGAGGCCCGCCCCCACCCAGAACAGAGGGCCAAACCGCCCCACAAGGGCCATCACCACCACCACCCCCAGCAGGGCCACCGACAGGGCAAAGCACAGCCAGGGCGCAAGCCCCCGCCCCTTGTCCAGAGGAAAGATGTTCACCCCCGCCCGCAGGTAGTCCTCCCGATAGGCCAGCATCAGCGTCCACACATGCACCGGCACCCACAGGGCCACCAGCAGGGTCAGGAGGCCCAGAAGGGGGGTCATCTGGGGGTGCATGGCGAACCAGGCCACCCACACCGGCCCGCAGGAGGAGACGATACCCAAGAAATGGGTCGCCCAGGTCTTGCGGGCCACCAGGGCACACACCACCGCCAGCGCCCCCGCTCCGAAGGCGAGAGGGTGCAAGACCCACGCCATCCCCAGGGACACGGCCACCAGCCCCGCCGCCCAGATACCTGCCTCGGCGGGGCGTAGGAGGCCCCGCGGGAGCACCCGCCTTTGGGTGCGGCGCATGCGGGCGTCCACCCCCCTGTCGAGGAAGTTGGTCAGCCCATTGGCCCCCGCGCTCCCCAGGAGCACCGCCAGCGCCGTCCAGAGGAAACGCATCGGCGTTGGCTGCAGGTCGGCAGCCACCAGGGCTGTCGTCCACCCCATTAGAGCCAGGAGAAGGGTCTCCCGGGGCTTGAGCACAAGGATGTAGGCGAGCGCCCGCTGGCCGAGGGACACACCCTCTCCTGCCCGCAGAGACGAGACAACGCCCAACACGCGTCCTCCACAGGGTTCTCCTGCTAGTATAAGGGGTGTTATACTGGCGGTGAGGCTGTCTAAGGCGAAGCGCTACGCCCCAGGAGCGTGAGGGGTGTGGGGATAGGCCTTTGGGCCGTGCGGAGCAGAACGGCGTACCATCCCCACCCGCCGGCCGAGAGTGCCCTTGCCTCCTGGATAGGGGCAGTCAGACGCAGCAGAGCCACTGGCCCTAGGGCATAAGGAGAGGCCACAATGGGCATGGCACGGGAGATCGTGGAGGGCTTTCGGGAGGTGGTGCGCGACCTCCTGATCCCCGAGTGCAAGGCTCTACAGACTGAGGTGCGTTTCCTCGGCGAGCGCTTGGACACACTGGAGAAGGTCATAGAGGAGCGCTTCGCCCGAGTAGATGAGCGCTTCCTGAAAGTGGAGCAACAGATCGCCGACCTGCGCGCCGATATGGCTACCGTGAACGGCAAACTGGACCTGCTCCTGAGCCACATCGTGGACTTCAAGACCCTCACCCAGGTTACGGTGCGTCTGGAGATGCTGGAGAAGCGGGTGGATGCCCTCGCCCAGCGCCTCGCCGAGCGCCCCTCCTGATGCAGGTACCATGTCCTTGCGCGTCGGCATCATCGGCTACCCTGTGGGCCACTCCCTGTCGCCTCGCATGCATCAGGCGGCCTTTTCTGCCCTGGGCTTGGACATCCGCTACGAGGCGTGGGAGACGCCTCCCCAGGTCTTGCCCCAGCGCATTCAGTCCTTGCGCAACGGGGACATCCTGGGGGCCAATGTAACCATCCCCCACAAGGAGGCGGTGCTCCCCCTGCTGGATACCCTGACCCCTACCGCCCGTGCCATCGGAGCGGTGAACACCATCGTCCACCGCCACGGCACCCTCCTCGGGGAGAACACCGACGCCCCGGGATTTTTGCGGGCGGTGCAGGAGGCGGGCTGTCCCCCCCAAGGGAAGCGTGTCCTCATCTTAGGAGCGGGGGGCTCGGCCCGCGCTGTAGCCTATGCACTCGCTCAGGCGGGGGTGGGATCCCTGACCATTGCGGCGCGGACGCCCGATCGGGCGTATGCCATCGCCCGCCTCCTGACGGTGCCCGTGGTGTGCATCCCCTGGGAGGAGGAGGCCCTGACCCGTGCCGCCGCGGGGGCCGACCTCATCGTCCACTGCACGCCCCTGGGCATGGCCCACACCCCCGCGGCGGGGGATACTCCCCTAAGGGCAGAGCAGATTCCCCCCTCTGTGGTGGTCTACGACCTGGTCTATACGCCCGAGCAGACACCCCTTCTGCGGG encodes the following:
- the tgt gene encoding tRNA guanosine(34) transglycosylase Tgt, translating into MSAFAFQVEATCASARAGWLLTPHGRVPTPAFMPVASQASIKALTPQEARACGTHILICNAYHLALRPGAEVVRAFGGLHAFMGWDGPLFTDSGGFQVYSLGDLRRTTDEGILFQSHLDGSTRWLTPEEAIRIQEALGADAITCLDECLPYGASSDALRRAVERTQRWAERCVRARTRPDQALFAIVQGGHDLALRQASAQGLVSLDCEGYAVGGLSVGEDKALFLQIAQGTVAFLPAHKPRYLMGVGAPDDLVHCIGMGYDLFDCVLPTRTGRTGGIYTRQGRIDITAARWRLERGPLEEGCDCFTCTHFGAGYLHHLFRAQELLAFRLATVHNLRFYQRLMAQARQAIVEGRFPQWQRAFLDTYQPTDEEARLAQHQQRLRRQARSHEETWH
- a CDS encoding UbiA family prenyltransferase, producing MSLGQRALAYILVLKPRETLLLALMGWTTALVAADLQPTPMRFLWTALAVLLGSAGANGLTNFLDRGVDARMRRTQRRVLPRGLLRPAEAGIWAAGLVAVSLGMAWVLHPLAFGAGALAVVCALVARKTWATHFLGIVSSCGPVWVAWFAMHPQMTPLLGLLTLLVALWVPVHVWTLMLAYREDYLRAGVNIFPLDKGRGLAPWLCFALSVALLGVVVVMALVGRFGPLFWVGAGLTGLLLAWACWRMARSPLPPLAIRPFRLSAYPFLGAVFLGMPLDRWLMG
- a CDS encoding shikimate dehydrogenase, whose product is MSLRVGIIGYPVGHSLSPRMHQAAFSALGLDIRYEAWETPPQVLPQRIQSLRNGDILGANVTIPHKEAVLPLLDTLTPTARAIGAVNTIVHRHGTLLGENTDAPGFLRAVQEAGCPPQGKRVLILGAGGSARAVAYALAQAGVGSLTIAARTPDRAYAIARLLTVPVVCIPWEEEALTRAAAGADLIVHCTPLGMAHTPAAGDTPLRAEQIPPSVVVYDLVYTPEQTPLLREAQRAGARAVGGLGMLVHQGALAFELWTGRPAPIEVMWRAVRSAVQEARA